The following proteins are encoded in a genomic region of Methylobacterium tardum:
- a CDS encoding tetratricopeptide repeat protein, giving the protein MLDHHNGRAVRSASSGLAQRCLAKARDHRAAGRSERARASLSRVLGEEPNHPEAHYELGQLLAATAPEKAITHFVTALRGAPEKPAHWIALASALLAADRLPDARAILERYKAQNFGPEARALTKAFIDRTLTAAQGRYDLGKWKDAEALLDLIILLDDQHSHATYLAGAVAARTNRLELAFDLISIALLREPQNALFFTGLSTVLTHRGDHDGAISALEKALEIDGDLAMAHANISGVYQRRFRFGEALRHAERAIALDANNAGAYSNRGSALLALGRLGEAVDAFDRALALDPSKLFVASNRLFAKLYSADIPPEDYTADALAYGRRFADPLLRRRPFANDRDPDRPLRVGFVSGDLCNHALVRFFEPYLRAVDREHFTAFAYMTHASEDSVSDRLRPLFHAWHNISGLDDDEAADLIERDRIDILVDLSGHSAGNRLFVFARKPAPIQVSWIGHPATTGLTAIDYRFSDPITDPPGLTEALHSERLWRLPKVWVTYEGPDDLPPVRGRAPFEDAGYVTFGCFNRLTKISDEALQTWARIMSAVPDARLFMVVGDIDNPDVRRAVDDRLAAAGMPLDRIIYQGRVNSGYYDLYHHVDVALDPYPYNGGTTSFDTLSMGVPIVALRGRHAVARHGVLVLTAIGLPDLIADDADSYVAIAQDLCRDLDRLRSIRHGLRERMRSSPLMDHCGLARDVGDAFRGMWRTWLSESGV; this is encoded by the coding sequence ATGCTCGATCATCACAATGGGCGGGCGGTCCGGTCGGCCTCATCCGGTCTGGCCCAGCGTTGTCTCGCGAAAGCCCGCGATCACCGCGCGGCCGGTCGCTCCGAACGGGCCCGCGCCAGCCTGAGCCGCGTGCTGGGCGAAGAGCCGAATCACCCCGAAGCGCATTACGAGTTGGGCCAGCTCCTCGCGGCCACCGCGCCCGAGAAGGCCATCACGCACTTTGTCACGGCTCTTCGCGGGGCGCCCGAGAAGCCGGCTCACTGGATTGCGCTGGCTTCGGCTTTGCTCGCCGCTGACCGGCTGCCTGACGCGCGCGCGATCCTGGAGCGCTATAAGGCGCAGAATTTCGGCCCCGAGGCGCGGGCGCTGACCAAGGCCTTCATCGATCGCACCCTCACGGCGGCGCAGGGCCGCTACGATCTAGGGAAATGGAAGGATGCGGAGGCGCTGCTCGATCTCATCATCCTCCTCGATGATCAGCATAGCCACGCCACCTACCTCGCGGGTGCCGTCGCCGCCCGGACGAACAGGCTCGAACTCGCCTTCGATCTGATCAGCATCGCGCTCCTGCGCGAGCCGCAGAACGCGCTGTTCTTCACCGGCCTCAGCACGGTGTTGACCCATCGCGGGGATCACGACGGCGCCATCTCCGCACTGGAGAAAGCGCTGGAGATCGACGGCGATCTGGCGATGGCTCATGCCAACATCTCGGGGGTCTACCAGCGCCGTTTCCGCTTCGGCGAAGCGCTGCGGCACGCCGAGCGGGCCATTGCCCTCGATGCGAACAATGCCGGGGCGTACAGTAACCGTGGCAGCGCACTTCTGGCACTCGGCCGCCTGGGTGAGGCCGTGGATGCCTTCGACCGGGCGCTCGCCCTCGACCCGTCGAAGCTGTTCGTTGCCTCGAATCGCTTGTTCGCCAAGCTCTACTCCGCTGACATCCCGCCAGAGGATTATACCGCGGACGCGCTGGCCTATGGCCGCCGCTTCGCGGACCCGCTCCTGCGCCGTCGGCCCTTCGCCAACGATCGCGACCCGGATCGTCCCCTGCGCGTCGGCTTCGTCTCGGGGGATCTCTGCAATCACGCGCTGGTCCGATTCTTCGAGCCCTACCTGCGTGCGGTCGACCGGGAACACTTCACGGCCTTCGCCTACATGACGCATGCGAGCGAGGATTCCGTGTCGGACCGACTGCGTCCGTTGTTCCACGCTTGGCACAACATCTCCGGGCTCGATGATGATGAGGCCGCCGACCTGATCGAGCGTGACCGAATCGACATCCTCGTCGATCTGTCGGGTCACAGCGCGGGCAACCGCCTTTTTGTCTTCGCGAGGAAGCCGGCACCGATCCAAGTGTCCTGGATCGGGCACCCGGCCACGACCGGTCTCACCGCCATCGACTATCGCTTTTCCGATCCCATCACCGATCCGCCGGGTCTCACCGAGGCGCTGCATTCGGAGCGCCTTTGGCGGTTGCCGAAGGTTTGGGTGACCTACGAGGGTCCCGATGATCTTCCGCCGGTGCGCGGCCGGGCACCGTTTGAGGACGCCGGATACGTGACGTTCGGCTGCTTCAATCGGCTGACCAAGATCAGCGATGAGGCGCTGCAGACCTGGGCACGCATCATGTCGGCCGTGCCCGATGCGCGGCTGTTCATGGTTGTCGGCGATATCGACAATCCCGATGTCCGCCGAGCCGTCGATGACCGCCTTGCGGCGGCCGGTATGCCGCTGGATCGGATCATCTATCAAGGGCGCGTGAACAGCGGCTATTACGATCTCTACCACCACGTGGACGTCGCGCTGGATCCATACCCGTACAACGGAGGCACCACGAGCTTCGACACGCTGTCGATGGGTGTGCCCATCGTGGCCTTGCGCGGTCGGCACGCCGTCGCGCGCCACGGAGTGCTGGTTCTGACGGCGATCGGTCTTCCGGACCTCATCGCCGACGATGCCGATTCCTATGTGGCGATCGCCCAGGATCTGTGCCGTGACCTCGACCGCCTGAGATCGATCCGGCACGGTCTGCGCGAGCGCATGCGCTCGAGCCCGCTGATGGATCATTGCGGCCTTGCCCGGGACGTCGGCGACGCTTTCCGGGGGATGTGGCGGACTTGGCTCTCGGAGAGCGGCGTCTGA